A stretch of Myxococcus hansupus DNA encodes these proteins:
- a CDS encoding Ig-like domain-containing protein gives MKTLRTPFRPLLVAAIGLLSACGPTPTTMKLEPLETKFLRTPGQTVKLQYEVYDAEGQRMSEPKLRWTSSAPDVAVIQEGQLTVRKSGKTTIGATGGKVRAALPLELTILNSLDVRAPGADFLEVGRVIKLRVVARNEQGASLTDAAPEFRTTDEMVARVEDGQLIAVRPGKTTLSASLGHLSRHIAVQVVPADFARLGLNLTHHAFQRRGQSVQLQARAFNRSGVVLDTVPLEFFTSDAAVVSVSPEGRVTAVGSGRAVVSVVAGRRRTAAEFVVP, from the coding sequence GTGAAGACGCTGCGCACTCCTTTTCGCCCCCTCCTTGTCGCCGCCATCGGGCTGCTGAGCGCCTGTGGGCCCACGCCCACCACCATGAAGCTGGAGCCGCTGGAGACGAAGTTCCTCCGCACTCCGGGGCAGACGGTGAAGCTGCAGTACGAGGTGTACGACGCCGAAGGCCAGCGCATGTCCGAGCCGAAGCTGCGGTGGACGAGCTCCGCGCCAGACGTGGCTGTGATTCAGGAAGGCCAGTTGACGGTCCGCAAGTCGGGGAAGACGACCATCGGCGCGACGGGCGGGAAGGTGCGCGCGGCGTTGCCGCTGGAGTTGACCATCCTCAACTCGCTCGACGTGCGCGCGCCGGGCGCGGACTTCCTCGAGGTGGGCCGCGTCATCAAGCTGCGCGTGGTGGCGAGGAACGAGCAAGGCGCCTCGCTCACGGACGCGGCACCTGAGTTCCGCACGACGGACGAGATGGTGGCGCGCGTGGAGGACGGGCAGCTCATCGCCGTCCGTCCGGGCAAGACGACGCTGAGCGCTTCGCTGGGGCACCTCAGCCGGCACATCGCGGTGCAGGTGGTGCCCGCGGACTTCGCGCGGCTGGGCCTCAACCTCACCCACCATGCCTTCCAGCGGCGCGGCCAGTCCGTGCAGCTCCAGGCCCGCGCGTTCAACCGCAGCGGCGTGGTGCTGGACACGGTGCCGCTGGAGTTCTTCACGTCGGATGCCGCCGTCGTGTCCGTTTCGCCCGAAGGGCGCGTGACGGCGGTGGGGTCCGGACGCGCCGTGGTGTCCGTCGTCGCCGGGCGGCGGCGGACCGCCGCGGAGTTCGTCGTTCCGTAA
- a CDS encoding GTPase domain-containing protein, with protein sequence MRDPYTLRTCLASALDALPAPERFPDAADAELARRLAERLRRDLLPRLGSADAPLLLVAIAGPNNVGKSTLFNSLVGASLSPARPEGGLTKQCLAAAHPDSWTGPLKDYLTRRYDTVPVASGEAAPVDQSGPPGRLYLVLSEAVPRGLLVMDTPDFDSVYRDNRERAEALLVTVDVLVFVTSRQTYQNAALVDFLRAAVGHGRPYLLVYNEATREEVARGHLEKLAGDVGHPALACYLAPHQPDVEAGLKPLATEPLDGKPALGALLGQAEHARELKARALEASIADARAEMEAVSRAASLAAQEPDRLRQRLRHELSVVGAHAALKAVPADVLIDAFRDELDARSQFHKWVRLPFRGLATALTFVTRKVRESFTAPEAPGTDTPTHAVDETLKDGVRRLVDAFAPEVAAWRADAQTRAKLEEAFGPVTLAKLEEPLGFEPLHAHAADRATLYAYCRELVAAELQGGMREEILQALTTLVYSVPSGAAAVVTVATGGLGHDAVVWAGTLLSTPLMERFVDLLGAQVRARVTKKWADAHGTTLSKALEERYFSDVLKQLDGLAGDWAHTAAQLDEARAGLT encoded by the coding sequence ATGAGAGACCCGTACACCCTGCGCACCTGCCTCGCGTCCGCCCTGGACGCCCTGCCCGCTCCCGAGCGTTTTCCGGACGCCGCGGACGCCGAGCTCGCGCGCCGTCTGGCCGAGCGCCTGCGCCGCGACCTGCTGCCCCGCCTGGGCTCCGCCGACGCCCCGCTGTTGCTGGTGGCCATCGCCGGCCCCAACAACGTGGGCAAGTCCACGCTCTTCAACTCGCTGGTGGGCGCGTCGCTGTCACCCGCGCGGCCCGAGGGCGGACTCACCAAGCAGTGCCTGGCCGCCGCCCATCCGGACTCGTGGACCGGACCGCTCAAGGACTACCTCACGCGGCGCTACGACACCGTGCCGGTGGCCTCGGGCGAAGCGGCGCCGGTGGACCAGTCGGGACCTCCGGGCCGGCTGTACCTGGTGCTGTCGGAGGCGGTGCCCCGCGGGCTGCTCGTCATGGACACGCCGGACTTCGACAGCGTGTACCGCGACAACCGGGAGCGCGCGGAGGCCCTGCTCGTCACCGTGGACGTGCTCGTCTTCGTGACCAGCCGGCAGACGTACCAGAACGCCGCGCTGGTGGACTTCCTGCGCGCGGCCGTGGGGCACGGGCGGCCGTACCTGCTCGTCTACAACGAGGCCACGCGTGAGGAAGTGGCACGGGGGCACCTGGAGAAGCTGGCCGGCGACGTGGGCCACCCCGCGCTCGCATGCTATCTGGCGCCGCATCAGCCCGACGTCGAAGCGGGGCTCAAGCCGCTGGCCACCGAGCCGCTCGATGGAAAGCCCGCGCTCGGGGCCCTGCTGGGACAGGCCGAGCACGCGCGCGAGTTGAAGGCCCGCGCACTGGAGGCCTCCATCGCGGATGCTCGGGCGGAGATGGAGGCCGTGTCACGCGCGGCCTCTCTCGCGGCCCAGGAACCCGACCGGCTCCGTCAGCGGCTGCGGCACGAGCTGAGCGTCGTGGGCGCCCACGCGGCACTGAAGGCCGTGCCCGCCGACGTGCTCATCGACGCCTTCCGCGACGAACTGGACGCGCGCAGTCAGTTCCACAAGTGGGTGCGGTTGCCTTTCCGAGGGCTGGCCACCGCGCTCACCTTCGTCACGCGCAAGGTGCGCGAGTCCTTCACCGCGCCCGAGGCCCCGGGCACGGACACGCCGACCCACGCCGTGGATGAGACATTGAAGGACGGGGTACGGCGGCTGGTGGATGCCTTCGCCCCCGAGGTGGCTGCGTGGCGCGCCGATGCGCAGACGCGGGCGAAGCTGGAAGAGGCCTTCGGTCCGGTGACGCTGGCGAAGCTGGAGGAGCCCCTGGGCTTCGAGCCCCTGCACGCCCACGCGGCCGACCGGGCCACGCTGTACGCGTACTGCCGCGAGTTGGTGGCCGCGGAGCTCCAGGGCGGCATGCGGGAGGAGATTCTCCAGGCACTGACGACGCTGGTGTACTCGGTTCCGTCCGGTGCCGCCGCGGTGGTGACGGTGGCCACGGGCGGCTTGGGCCATGACGCGGTCGTCTGGGCTGGCACCCTGCTGTCCACGCCGCTCATGGAGCGCTTCGTGGACCTGCTGGGCGCGCAGGTCCGCGCCCGCGTCACCAAGAAGTGGGCGGATGCCCATGGCACCACCCTGTCGAAGGCGCTCGAGGAGCGGTACTTTTCCGATGTGCTGAAGCAGCTCGACGGGCTGGCGGGCGACTGGGCGCACACGGCGGCCCAGTTGGACGAGGCACGGGCGGGCCTGACCTGA
- a CDS encoding MBL fold metallo-hydrolase encodes MSEPKGKAKRTSEVVPGIHHWTLSDDRIGGARSDAYAVVDTDGAVVLIDPLPIEETALRKLGNVSAIVLTAGNHQRSAWRLRKVFKVPVWAPEGALTLEEEPDFSYVAGDTLPAGLISFHTPGPTEAMYTLWMQQHPRGVAFISDLLTREDDGTPGFVPSEYQDEPMRTRHSVQRILDHLPVETLCLSHGAPIVRNGASALRRALEEDMESPAAPAP; translated from the coding sequence ATGAGCGAGCCCAAGGGGAAGGCGAAGCGGACGAGCGAGGTGGTCCCGGGCATCCATCACTGGACCCTGTCCGACGACCGCATTGGCGGCGCGCGAAGTGACGCGTACGCCGTGGTGGATACGGACGGCGCCGTCGTCCTCATCGACCCGCTGCCCATCGAGGAAACCGCGCTGCGCAAGCTGGGGAACGTCTCCGCCATCGTCCTGACGGCGGGCAACCACCAGCGCTCCGCGTGGCGCCTGCGCAAGGTCTTCAAGGTTCCCGTGTGGGCGCCCGAAGGCGCCCTGACGCTGGAAGAGGAACCGGACTTCTCCTACGTCGCGGGCGACACGCTGCCCGCGGGGCTCATCTCGTTCCACACGCCGGGCCCCACCGAAGCGATGTACACGCTGTGGATGCAGCAGCACCCGCGCGGCGTCGCGTTCATCTCCGACCTGCTCACGCGCGAGGATGACGGCACGCCCGGGTTCGTCCCCAGCGAGTACCAGGATGAACCGATGCGCACCCGACACAGCGTGCAGCGCATCCTGGACCACCTCCCCGTGGAGACCCTCTGCCTCTCACACGGAGCGCCCATCGTCCGGAACGGCGCCAGCGCGCTGCGACGGGCGCTCGAAGAGGACATGGAATCCCCCGCGGCTCCCGCCCCCTGA
- the traB gene encoding outer membrane exchange protein TraB, whose protein sequence is MKPSHLLLVLALGLSTGAIAQPDARFNVQLFRPSGAPQDLVVVQQSRPLSHLSVSAGPYLSYSLNPLSLIPEGGDLSKINLVGNRFQLDVMATIGLFDWAEIGVDMPLILAQGGANLEVIGTEGSVESFVLGDLRLMGKVAIPGLRRPAEGHGWGGAVTMNVSFPTGAQDAFAGDGEMTWSPGLVVDYRFENGILLALNGGFWKRPDRVFSGVSVGDMMPFGVGAEVPILRGSGVTAVGMVHGAVGLTKQPNEPRQVPAEALFGLRWYSSTGLTFTFGGGMGCGCSISSPTLSFFTSILWIPAKTREWEALERFKEPPQPLPPPVDPDGDGVIGEADACPDVAGPVANMGCPDTDKDGDGVVDRLDKCPDQPAGSRGKDGCPLARRDGNRIVILEQLNFATDQDIILSESFPILEEVARVMNENPEADRMLVEGHTDSRASDAYNLDLSRRRAASVMRFLVESGVAAERLCSQGFGRSRPLADNATEEGMALNRRVDFTIQPPSDGPRPPCPEDADDKKRKRPTKKAPAPTKAKPKAPAAPKP, encoded by the coding sequence ATGAAGCCCTCGCACCTGCTCTTGGTCCTGGCGCTGGGGCTGTCCACCGGCGCCATCGCGCAGCCGGATGCGCGCTTCAACGTGCAGCTCTTCCGGCCCTCTGGCGCGCCTCAGGACCTGGTGGTGGTGCAGCAGTCGCGCCCGCTGTCACACCTGTCCGTCTCGGCCGGCCCGTATCTCAGCTATTCGCTCAACCCCCTGTCGCTGATTCCCGAGGGCGGCGACCTGAGCAAGATCAACCTGGTCGGCAACCGCTTCCAGTTGGACGTCATGGCCACCATCGGCCTGTTCGACTGGGCCGAAATCGGCGTGGACATGCCGCTCATCCTGGCCCAGGGCGGCGCCAACCTGGAGGTCATCGGCACCGAGGGCAGCGTCGAGAGCTTCGTCCTCGGTGACCTGCGCCTCATGGGCAAGGTGGCCATCCCCGGCCTCCGCCGTCCCGCCGAGGGCCATGGCTGGGGCGGCGCGGTGACGATGAACGTGAGCTTCCCCACCGGAGCCCAGGATGCCTTCGCCGGTGACGGCGAGATGACGTGGTCCCCTGGCCTGGTGGTGGACTACCGCTTCGAGAACGGCATCCTCCTGGCGCTGAACGGCGGCTTCTGGAAGCGCCCGGACCGCGTCTTCAGCGGCGTCTCCGTGGGCGACATGATGCCCTTCGGCGTGGGCGCCGAGGTCCCCATCCTCCGAGGCAGCGGCGTCACTGCGGTGGGCATGGTGCACGGCGCGGTGGGACTGACGAAGCAGCCCAACGAGCCCCGTCAGGTTCCGGCGGAGGCGCTCTTCGGCTTGCGCTGGTACAGCTCCACCGGCCTGACGTTTACGTTTGGTGGCGGCATGGGCTGCGGCTGCTCCATCTCGTCCCCCACGCTGAGCTTCTTCACCTCCATCCTGTGGATTCCGGCGAAGACGCGCGAGTGGGAGGCCCTGGAGCGCTTCAAGGAGCCTCCGCAGCCGCTGCCGCCGCCCGTGGACCCGGATGGCGACGGCGTCATCGGCGAGGCCGACGCGTGCCCCGACGTGGCCGGCCCCGTGGCCAACATGGGCTGCCCGGACACCGACAAGGATGGGGACGGCGTCGTGGATCGGCTCGACAAGTGCCCGGACCAGCCCGCGGGCAGCCGCGGCAAGGACGGGTGTCCGCTGGCGCGGCGTGACGGCAACCGGATTGTCATCCTGGAGCAGCTCAACTTCGCCACCGACCAGGACATCATCCTCTCGGAGTCCTTCCCCATCCTGGAGGAAGTGGCCCGGGTGATGAATGAGAACCCCGAAGCCGACCGGATGCTCGTGGAAGGTCACACCGACTCGCGTGCGAGCGACGCGTACAATTTGGACCTGTCGCGCCGGCGCGCGGCCAGCGTGATGCGCTTCCTGGTGGAGAGTGGCGTGGCCGCCGAGCGCCTGTGCTCGCAGGGCTTTGGCCGCTCGCGGCCCCTGGCCGACAACGCGACGGAAGAAGGCATGGCGCTCAATCGCCGCGTCGACTTCACCATCCAGCCGCCGAGCGACGGCCCGCGCCCGCCCTGCCCCGAGGACGCGGACGACAAGAAGCGCAAGCGCCCCACGAAGAAGGCTCCCGCCCCCACCAAGGCGAAGCCGAAGGCGCCTGCGGCCCCCAAGCCGTAG
- the traA gene encoding outer membrane exchange protein TraA, whose protein sequence is MNSPSSRIARTALVVLSVCLAVSTAWAQDPDQKLPDVVIQGPAIAPPIPSAGQGLCVASNVWTRSLIAFPQSRDTYLDGLNGFIEEPANRQTRVTTVQRTAFDLSNNLNDGRTLSYGDFISQVVAPGCSVGGCTFNVIQNNDAFTPFVSRFRGYLNITAELAGQPVHFGFYVDDGISLVIYDRSQGYQVINQPPRIGFATWRTTNSVTFPEAGLYAVEMLYSQLGEHAALELSMRTGTFTNFQRAANQPPIINLFTSGFELIESARFFQTENGTLSFPGQPDVCQQCNRGSANAPGNGGCSSFNRCNAAALCSPCDSSLFCGEACSPCGESTPNCANINGRTQCVQCIDDGQCENGRCDLETNQCTGCNEDRDCPTGACDLETFTCVECNNDSQCSNGEVCATDIHECRECTQNSHCPQGESCSNYECSPCATNDSCAGNSCNCCPNGTQCAALTPGATPTCVECTTSSQCGAGKQCDMLNGRCVDSMPSCSTSDSCGPGCVRCPGERPFCLDGEVCVQCRNDLECGDGSFCLSGECTSCTTNRHCGPRCGTCEGDTPFCLSNGSVQGSTCVGCRDDADCGSGVCNPATRTCENTGACAVTCDEGTVCNGTACVECFADAHCPCGGTCDVASNTCSTSCADSGDCLGVEHCSAKTLECERGRRKPGTEPQGGAFCCGTTADATPAGSTTILLLLTASLMFLRNRRPAR, encoded by the coding sequence TTGAATTCGCCATCGTCCCGCATCGCGCGCACTGCGCTGGTCGTGCTGTCCGTGTGCCTCGCGGTATCGACCGCATGGGCCCAGGACCCGGACCAGAAGCTCCCCGACGTCGTCATCCAAGGCCCCGCCATTGCCCCGCCAATCCCCAGCGCGGGACAGGGCCTGTGCGTGGCGTCCAACGTATGGACGCGGTCCCTAATCGCATTCCCTCAGTCTCGCGACACGTACCTCGACGGCCTCAACGGATTCATCGAAGAGCCCGCCAACCGGCAGACCCGTGTCACGACGGTGCAGCGCACCGCGTTCGACTTGTCGAACAACCTCAACGACGGACGCACGCTGAGCTACGGCGACTTTATCAGCCAGGTGGTGGCACCAGGCTGCTCCGTGGGTGGATGCACCTTCAACGTCATCCAGAACAACGACGCCTTCACGCCGTTCGTCTCCCGGTTCCGCGGATACCTCAACATCACCGCTGAATTGGCGGGCCAGCCCGTCCACTTCGGCTTCTATGTGGACGACGGCATCAGCCTCGTTATCTACGACCGGAGCCAGGGCTACCAGGTCATCAACCAGCCCCCGAGGATCGGCTTTGCGACGTGGCGGACGACCAACAGCGTCACCTTCCCCGAGGCTGGCCTCTACGCAGTGGAGATGCTCTATTCGCAACTCGGAGAGCACGCCGCATTGGAGCTGTCTATGCGGACAGGCACCTTCACGAACTTCCAGCGCGCCGCGAACCAGCCGCCCATCATCAACCTGTTCACGTCGGGCTTCGAACTGATCGAATCCGCGCGCTTCTTCCAGACGGAGAACGGGACGCTCTCGTTCCCTGGTCAGCCCGACGTCTGCCAGCAGTGCAATCGCGGCAGCGCGAACGCGCCCGGCAATGGCGGTTGCAGCTCCTTCAACCGCTGCAACGCCGCGGCGCTCTGCTCGCCCTGTGACTCGTCACTCTTCTGCGGCGAGGCTTGTTCTCCCTGCGGCGAGTCCACGCCCAACTGCGCCAACATCAACGGTCGTACACAGTGCGTCCAGTGCATCGACGATGGACAGTGCGAGAACGGCCGCTGCGACCTCGAAACGAATCAGTGCACGGGCTGCAACGAAGACCGTGACTGTCCCACGGGCGCCTGCGACCTCGAGACGTTCACCTGTGTCGAGTGCAACAACGACAGCCAATGCAGCAACGGCGAGGTCTGCGCCACCGACATCCACGAGTGCCGTGAATGCACCCAGAACTCGCACTGCCCACAGGGCGAGTCCTGCTCCAATTACGAGTGCTCGCCTTGCGCCACCAATGATTCGTGCGCGGGCAACTCCTGCAACTGCTGCCCCAACGGTACGCAGTGCGCGGCGCTGACGCCCGGCGCGACGCCCACCTGTGTCGAGTGCACCACCAGCAGCCAGTGTGGCGCAGGCAAGCAGTGCGACATGCTCAACGGCCGCTGCGTGGACAGCATGCCGTCGTGCAGCACGTCGGATAGCTGCGGCCCCGGCTGCGTGCGGTGCCCGGGCGAGCGCCCCTTCTGCCTGGACGGCGAGGTCTGCGTGCAGTGCCGCAACGACCTCGAGTGTGGCGATGGCTCGTTCTGCCTCAGCGGCGAGTGCACCTCATGCACCACGAACCGGCACTGCGGTCCGCGCTGCGGCACCTGCGAGGGTGACACGCCCTTCTGCCTCTCCAACGGCTCCGTGCAGGGCAGCACCTGCGTGGGCTGCCGCGACGACGCGGATTGCGGCAGCGGCGTCTGCAACCCCGCCACCCGCACCTGTGAAAACACAGGCGCCTGCGCCGTGACGTGCGACGAGGGCACCGTCTGCAACGGCACCGCCTGCGTCGAATGCTTCGCCGATGCGCACTGCCCCTGCGGTGGCACCTGCGACGTGGCCTCCAACACCTGCTCCACCTCGTGCGCGGACAGTGGGGACTGCCTCGGCGTGGAGCACTGCTCCGCGAAGACGCTGGAATGCGAGCGGGGCCGCCGCAAGCCCGGCACCGAGCCGCAAGGTGGCGCCTTCTGCTGCGGCACCACCGCCGACGCCACGCCCGCCGGAAGCACCACCATCCTGCTGCTGCTCACCGCGAGCCTCATGTTCCTTCGCAACCGCCGCCCTGCTCGATGA
- a CDS encoding lipase maturation factor family protein codes for MMSRVPHGVMARPLVLYDGGCAFCRRWVARWRLRTEGRVRYRAGTWWRRWLLGIPKADMRRALQLVEPSGRVSHGSEALFRALAASPRRGTRVAARLGLLPGVLHASQAVYAVVARHRGRAARVDRWLFGRAVVPHEYRWVRWAFSRLLGGTFLVAFTSLGRQVLGLYGTRGLRPVAERLDAARREEPSALTRWRRIPSLFWWDASDASLVRGCRAGQLLSLALLFNVAPRLSVSLLWSLYLSYAAVGREFLSFQWDVLLLEMGLLGALTAPGGLRPGVGRDAPSALDVFLFRLLVFRLYFGSGLSKLQSGDRTWRELTACEHYYETAPLPTRGGWYAHHLPPRLQRASTLAVLGLETAVPFLAFGPRRLRQFAFWSLGGLQAAIIATGNYGFFNVQALALGVWLLDDAALRRVLPLPEGPPAEARPWWRTGLSALVTAPLLVLGASEVLRRFEGWQRYRPARVETWMTWLESQARPLRSVNPYGLFSMMTVQRPEILVEGSDDGEHWKEYPFHYKVGDLTRPPRQVAPHQPRLDWQMWFAALGSPPGWFVAFLARLLEGSPEVLGLLAGNPFPDGPPRLVRATLYDYRMTDLAERRRTGVWWKREPLGLYVPPLSLSPGPRPRGRVPSLQWHAGA; via the coding sequence ATGATGTCCCGTGTCCCTCATGGCGTGATGGCCCGGCCCCTGGTGCTCTATGACGGTGGCTGCGCATTCTGCCGACGCTGGGTCGCGCGCTGGCGCTTGCGGACCGAGGGGCGCGTCCGCTACCGGGCAGGCACCTGGTGGCGCCGCTGGCTGCTGGGCATCCCGAAGGCGGACATGCGCAGGGCCCTGCAGTTGGTGGAGCCCTCCGGCCGTGTGTCGCATGGCTCGGAGGCGTTGTTCCGCGCGCTGGCGGCGTCGCCTCGCCGGGGAACCCGGGTGGCCGCGCGGCTGGGATTGCTGCCGGGTGTGCTGCACGCGTCCCAGGCGGTCTACGCGGTGGTGGCCCGGCACCGTGGCCGGGCGGCGCGGGTGGACCGGTGGCTCTTTGGTCGCGCGGTGGTACCGCATGAGTACCGCTGGGTGCGGTGGGCCTTCTCTCGGTTGTTGGGCGGCACCTTCCTGGTCGCCTTCACGTCGCTGGGGCGGCAGGTGTTGGGCCTGTATGGCACCCGTGGCCTCCGCCCCGTGGCGGAGCGCCTGGACGCGGCGCGCCGCGAGGAGCCCTCCGCGCTGACACGGTGGCGCCGCATCCCTTCGCTGTTCTGGTGGGATGCCTCGGACGCCTCGCTGGTGCGGGGATGCCGGGCCGGGCAACTGTTGTCCCTGGCGCTGCTCTTCAACGTGGCGCCTCGGCTCAGCGTGTCGCTGCTGTGGTCGCTGTACCTGTCCTACGCGGCCGTGGGCCGTGAGTTCCTCTCCTTCCAGTGGGACGTGCTGCTGCTGGAGATGGGCCTGTTGGGAGCGCTCACCGCACCCGGCGGTCTGCGCCCCGGCGTGGGGCGTGATGCGCCGTCCGCCTTGGACGTGTTCCTGTTCCGGCTGTTGGTGTTCCGGCTCTATTTCGGCTCGGGGCTCAGCAAGCTCCAGTCCGGGGACCGCACCTGGCGCGAGCTGACCGCGTGCGAGCACTATTACGAGACGGCCCCGCTGCCCACGCGTGGCGGCTGGTACGCCCATCATCTGCCTCCGCGCCTCCAGCGCGCCTCCACGTTGGCGGTGCTGGGGTTGGAGACGGCGGTTCCGTTCCTGGCCTTCGGGCCCCGGCGCTTGCGGCAGTTCGCCTTCTGGAGCCTGGGCGGTTTGCAGGCCGCCATCATCGCCACGGGGAACTACGGGTTCTTCAACGTCCAGGCGTTGGCGCTGGGGGTGTGGTTGCTGGACGACGCGGCCCTGCGGCGGGTGCTGCCGTTGCCAGAAGGTCCTCCCGCCGAGGCTCGCCCGTGGTGGCGCACGGGCCTGTCCGCGCTGGTCACCGCACCGCTGCTGGTGCTGGGCGCCTCCGAGGTGCTTCGCCGCTTCGAAGGGTGGCAGCGATACCGGCCCGCTCGCGTGGAGACGTGGATGACGTGGCTGGAGTCCCAGGCGCGCCCGCTGCGCTCGGTGAATCCCTATGGCCTCTTCAGCATGATGACGGTGCAGCGGCCGGAAATCCTCGTGGAGGGCTCCGACGACGGCGAGCACTGGAAGGAATATCCGTTCCACTACAAGGTGGGGGACCTGACCCGGCCGCCCCGGCAGGTGGCGCCCCATCAACCCCGGCTGGACTGGCAGATGTGGTTCGCCGCGCTGGGCTCACCGCCGGGGTGGTTCGTCGCCTTCCTGGCCCGGCTACTGGAAGGCTCGCCCGAGGTGCTGGGCCTGCTGGCGGGCAACCCCTTCCCGGACGGGCCGCCCCGACTGGTCCGCGCGACGCTCTACGACTACCGGATGACGGACCTGGCCGAGCGGCGGCGCACGGGCGTCTGGTGGAAGCGTGAGCCGTTGGGGCTCTATGTGCCGCCCCTCTCGCTGTCTCCCGGGCCCCGACCCCGGGGACGCGTTCCATCGCTGCAGTGGCATGCGGGGGCGTAG
- a CDS encoding dimethylarginine dimethylaminohydrolase family protein, protein MDLFLMSPPGRTWALRGRSNFRSREAPPVDALQARREWLALAREIEARGGTVVALPSPSELLTGMPYAAECGQVVPREGAAPLFLLPRMMSAHRQAEREHWAPLARALGMEVVDPGVGVWEAHGDVATFDGVTLLFWGGRTTLDGLEAAERYFPGEVLRVQVREPAFHGNMAVLPLPAADRLMVCPEVMTAESHALLCERFGEHRLLVVTEEEIRRYATNGLPVGRDVLAPSVVPPQVRARLEALGLRVVPLTMRELCEKGGGSSRCLVSRAEVDAATVKIPEAFRLSAVARDIDADG, encoded by the coding sequence ATGGACCTCTTCCTCATGTCGCCTCCGGGCCGCACGTGGGCCCTTCGCGGCCGGAGCAACTTCCGCAGTCGCGAGGCCCCGCCGGTGGATGCGCTCCAGGCCCGGCGCGAATGGCTGGCGCTGGCGCGGGAAATCGAAGCGCGCGGCGGCACGGTGGTCGCGCTGCCGTCACCGTCCGAGCTGTTGACCGGAATGCCCTACGCCGCCGAGTGCGGTCAGGTGGTGCCTCGCGAAGGCGCCGCGCCGCTGTTCCTCCTGCCTCGGATGATGAGCGCGCACCGGCAGGCGGAGCGTGAGCACTGGGCTCCGTTGGCCCGGGCGCTGGGCATGGAGGTGGTGGACCCGGGGGTTGGCGTCTGGGAGGCCCACGGTGACGTGGCCACCTTCGATGGCGTCACGCTGTTGTTCTGGGGCGGACGCACGACGCTCGATGGACTGGAGGCCGCCGAGCGCTACTTCCCGGGCGAGGTGCTGCGCGTGCAGGTCCGCGAGCCCGCCTTCCATGGCAACATGGCCGTGCTCCCGCTGCCCGCGGCGGACCGGCTGATGGTGTGCCCGGAGGTGATGACGGCGGAGTCCCATGCGCTCTTGTGCGAGCGCTTCGGGGAGCACCGCTTGCTGGTGGTGACTGAAGAGGAGATTCGCCGCTACGCGACCAACGGTCTTCCGGTGGGGCGCGACGTGCTGGCACCCTCGGTGGTGCCTCCGCAGGTGCGCGCGCGGCTGGAGGCACTGGGGCTGCGCGTGGTGCCGCTCACGATGCGCGAGCTGTGCGAGAAGGGCGGAGGCTCTTCACGTTGCCTGGTGTCGCGCGCGGAGGTGGATGCGGCGACCGTGAAGATTCCGGAGGCCTTCCGGCTGTCGGCGGTCGCGAGGGACATCGATGCCGATGGGTGA